From Heliomicrobium modesticaldum Ice1, a single genomic window includes:
- a CDS encoding dihydroorotate dehydrogenase, with protein sequence MGSLNLQVNLGGLTMKNPVTTASGTFGFGLEFAPFIDLSRLGAIVVKGTTLEPREGNPTPRMAETPAGMLNAIGLQNPGVEAFIRDYLPPLRQIDTPVIVNVSGNSVEDYGRLASILDEADGVAALEVNISCPNVKEGGIQFGTLPASAAAVTRAVRENTQKPVIVKLSPNVTDITEMARAVVDAGADALALINTLLGMDIDICTRRPVLANIFGGLSGPAIKPVALRMIYQVYRAVHVPILGMGGIMNSQDAIAFMLAGATAIAVGTANFTNPRATMDILEGIEEYCCREGVRDVNELIGAAHSHLTG encoded by the coding sequence ATGGGTAGCCTGAACTTGCAGGTCAACCTGGGCGGATTGACCATGAAAAACCCCGTCACCACCGCATCGGGCACCTTCGGCTTCGGCCTCGAATTCGCACCCTTTATCGACCTCAGCCGCCTCGGGGCGATCGTTGTCAAAGGGACGACCTTGGAGCCGCGGGAGGGAAACCCGACGCCGCGCATGGCCGAGACGCCGGCAGGCATGCTCAACGCTATTGGCCTGCAAAACCCTGGGGTAGAGGCTTTCATTCGCGACTATCTGCCGCCGCTGCGGCAGATCGACACACCGGTGATCGTCAACGTCAGCGGCAACAGCGTGGAGGACTACGGCCGGTTGGCGTCCATCCTGGACGAGGCGGACGGTGTAGCCGCCCTGGAGGTCAACATCTCCTGCCCCAACGTCAAAGAGGGGGGCATCCAGTTCGGCACCCTGCCGGCTTCAGCGGCGGCGGTGACCCGGGCCGTCCGGGAGAACACGCAAAAACCGGTCATCGTCAAGTTATCGCCTAATGTGACCGACATCACCGAGATGGCCCGGGCTGTCGTCGACGCCGGCGCTGATGCCCTGGCCCTGATCAACACGCTGCTGGGCATGGACATCGACATCTGCACCCGCCGACCTGTGCTGGCTAACATCTTCGGCGGCCTCTCCGGTCCTGCCATTAAACCGGTGGCGTTGCGCATGATCTACCAGGTGTACAGAGCCGTCCATGTTCCCATCCTGGGAATGGGCGGTATCATGAACAGCCAGGACGCCATCGCCTTTATGCTGGCCGGCGCAACGGCCATCGCCGTGGGGACGGCCAACTTCACCAACCCCCGGGCCACCATGGACATCCTTGAAGGGATCGAGGAATACTGCTGTCGTGAAGGCGTGCGAGACGTCAATGAACTGATCGGCGCTGCTCATTCCCATCTGACCGGGTGA